One Vigna unguiculata cultivar IT97K-499-35 chromosome 7, ASM411807v1, whole genome shotgun sequence genomic region harbors:
- the LOC114192706 gene encoding WD repeat-containing protein WRAP73 isoform X2, with translation MEFTESYKQTGPCCFSPNARFIAVAVDYRLVIRETISFKVVQLFSCLDKISYIEWALDSEYILCGLYKKPMIQAWSLTQPEWTCKIDEGPAGIAYARWSPDSRHILTTSDFQLRLTVWSLLNTACVHLQWPKHASKGVSFTRDGKFAAICTRRDCKDYINLLSCHTWEIMGNFAVDTLDLADIEWSPDDSAIVIWDSSLEYKVLIYSPDGRCLFKYQAYESGLGVKSVSWSPCGQFLAVGSYDQMLRVLNHLTWKTFAELMHPYTVRGPCYAAVFKEVDEPLQLDMSELCLSDDFSQGNDDSPEEPFRVRYEVMEVPINLPFQKPPAEKPNPKQGIGILSWSNDSQYICTRNDSMPTILWIWDIRHLELAAILVQKDPIRAAAWDPTCTRLVLCTGSTHLYMWTPSGAYCVHVPLAQFTITDLKWNSDGSCLFLKDKESFCCAAVPLLPESSEYSSDD, from the exons ATGGAGTTCACTGAATCTTACAAGCAAACGGGTCCCTGTTGTTTCTCTCCCAATGCTCGCTTTATTGCCGTCGCCGTTGATTATCGCCTCGTCATTCGGGAGACCATTTCCTTCaag GTTGTACAGTTGTTTTCATGCTTGGACAAGATCAGCTATATTGAATGGGCCCTTGATTCAGAATATATTCTTTGTGGTCTATACAAAAAGCCAATGATACAGGCTTGGTCACTAACCCAACCAGAATGGACATGCAAGATAGATGAAGGACCTGCTGGTATTGCATATGCGAGGTGGAGTCCAGATAGCCGCCACATACTAACCACTTCAGATTTCCAGTTGCGTTTGACTGTTTGGTCATTGTTAAATACAGCTTGTGTGCATTTACAGTGGCCAAAGCATGCTTCCAAAGGAGTTTCTTTCACACGAGATGGAAAATTTGCAGCAATATGTACAAGGCGTGATTGCAAGGACTATATAAATCTGTTATCTTGTCACACATGGGAAATAATGGGCAATTTTGCTGTTGACACTCTAGACTTGGCTGATATTGAATGGTCTCCTGATGACAGTGCTATAGTGATATGGGATTCGTCACTTGAGTACAAG GTTCTAATATATTCTCCAGACGGAAGGTGCCTATTCAAGTATCAGGCATATGAAAGTGGATTGGGAGTTAAAAGTGTGTCCTGGTCTCCTTGTGGTCAGTTTCTGGCAGTAGGCAGTTATGATCAAATGTTGCGGGTTCTGAATCACCTAACATGGAAGACATTTGCAGAGCTAATGCACCCGTATACAGTTCGTGGCCCTTGTTATGCTGCTGTTTTCAAA GAAGTAGATGAGCCCCTGCAACTTGACATGTCTGAACTTTGTTTGAGTGATGATTTTTCCCAAGGAAATGATG ATTCTCCTGAAGAACCCTTTAGAGTTAGGTATGAGGTCATGGAAGTTCCTATCAATCTACCATTCCAAAAGCCTCCTGCTGAGAAACCTAACCCTAAACAAGGAATTG GCATTTTGTCATGGAGCAATGATAGCCAATACATATGCACTCGCAATGATAGTATGCCTACAATACTTTGGATATGGGATATTCGACACCTGGAGCTTGCTGCAATCTTAGTCCAGAAAGACCCTATTAGGGCGGCAGCTTGGGACCCGACATGCACACGCCTCGTTCTTTGCACTGGAAGTACTCACTTATACATGTGGACTCCATCTGGTGCATATTGTGTTCATGTTCCTCTAGCACAATTTACCATAACTGACCTGAAATGGAATTCGGATGGTAGTTGTCTATTTCTTAAGGACAAGGAGTCATTCTGCTGTGCTGCTGTTCCCTTATTACCTGAATCTAGTGAATACAGTTCAGATGATTAA
- the LOC114192706 gene encoding WD repeat-containing protein WRAP73 isoform X1, which translates to MEFTESYKQTGPCCFSPNARFIAVAVDYRLVIRETISFKVVQLFSCLDKISYIEWALDSEYILCGLYKKPMIQAWSLTQPEWTCKIDEGPAGIAYARWSPDSRHILTTSDFQLRLTVWSLLNTACVHLQWPKHASKGVSFTRDGKFAAICTRRDCKDYINLLSCHTWEIMGNFAVDTLDLADIEWSPDDSAIVIWDSSLEYKVLIYSPDGRCLFKYQAYESGLGVKSVSWSPCGQFLAVGSYDQMLRVLNHLTWKTFAELMHPYTVRGPCYAAVFKEVDEPLQLDMSELCLSDDFSQGNDADSPEEPFRVRYEVMEVPINLPFQKPPAEKPNPKQGIGILSWSNDSQYICTRNDSMPTILWIWDIRHLELAAILVQKDPIRAAAWDPTCTRLVLCTGSTHLYMWTPSGAYCVHVPLAQFTITDLKWNSDGSCLFLKDKESFCCAAVPLLPESSEYSSDD; encoded by the exons ATGGAGTTCACTGAATCTTACAAGCAAACGGGTCCCTGTTGTTTCTCTCCCAATGCTCGCTTTATTGCCGTCGCCGTTGATTATCGCCTCGTCATTCGGGAGACCATTTCCTTCaag GTTGTACAGTTGTTTTCATGCTTGGACAAGATCAGCTATATTGAATGGGCCCTTGATTCAGAATATATTCTTTGTGGTCTATACAAAAAGCCAATGATACAGGCTTGGTCACTAACCCAACCAGAATGGACATGCAAGATAGATGAAGGACCTGCTGGTATTGCATATGCGAGGTGGAGTCCAGATAGCCGCCACATACTAACCACTTCAGATTTCCAGTTGCGTTTGACTGTTTGGTCATTGTTAAATACAGCTTGTGTGCATTTACAGTGGCCAAAGCATGCTTCCAAAGGAGTTTCTTTCACACGAGATGGAAAATTTGCAGCAATATGTACAAGGCGTGATTGCAAGGACTATATAAATCTGTTATCTTGTCACACATGGGAAATAATGGGCAATTTTGCTGTTGACACTCTAGACTTGGCTGATATTGAATGGTCTCCTGATGACAGTGCTATAGTGATATGGGATTCGTCACTTGAGTACAAG GTTCTAATATATTCTCCAGACGGAAGGTGCCTATTCAAGTATCAGGCATATGAAAGTGGATTGGGAGTTAAAAGTGTGTCCTGGTCTCCTTGTGGTCAGTTTCTGGCAGTAGGCAGTTATGATCAAATGTTGCGGGTTCTGAATCACCTAACATGGAAGACATTTGCAGAGCTAATGCACCCGTATACAGTTCGTGGCCCTTGTTATGCTGCTGTTTTCAAA GAAGTAGATGAGCCCCTGCAACTTGACATGTCTGAACTTTGTTTGAGTGATGATTTTTCCCAAGGAAATGATG CAGATTCTCCTGAAGAACCCTTTAGAGTTAGGTATGAGGTCATGGAAGTTCCTATCAATCTACCATTCCAAAAGCCTCCTGCTGAGAAACCTAACCCTAAACAAGGAATTG GCATTTTGTCATGGAGCAATGATAGCCAATACATATGCACTCGCAATGATAGTATGCCTACAATACTTTGGATATGGGATATTCGACACCTGGAGCTTGCTGCAATCTTAGTCCAGAAAGACCCTATTAGGGCGGCAGCTTGGGACCCGACATGCACACGCCTCGTTCTTTGCACTGGAAGTACTCACTTATACATGTGGACTCCATCTGGTGCATATTGTGTTCATGTTCCTCTAGCACAATTTACCATAACTGACCTGAAATGGAATTCGGATGGTAGTTGTCTATTTCTTAAGGACAAGGAGTCATTCTGCTGTGCTGCTGTTCCCTTATTACCTGAATCTAGTGAATACAGTTCAGATGATTAA